The Leishmania infantum JPCM5 genome chromosome 15 DNA window ATGCGGTCTTTCTTGTgttcgctgctgttgttggcGTTCGTGTGGCACAAGGGATGGCGGCAATTGACGTCCTTCGGGCGTTCAGTGGAGAACGCACGCGCTCATACCACGGTGTTACACCGTCGTGCCACACACGCGTGAGAGCGTTGCTAGACGAGTCGAGTTGCCGCAGTCTCGggagccccccccccccacacacacacactgtaCATGAGACGTTTTCGTCGCCGTCTTTTCTGGAGGGAGGAATGAGGGCTGCCTGGAACGATGTCGCTGCGCCCGCTGgtggcacacacaggcacgagTGGGGTGTAGCTAGACTGCTGCAAAGGCGAGCTGCACGGATCCGATCTGCCACTTTTCTTGCGATTCGCCCCCACCTTCGTTGTCTCTTATACATCGACAGAAGGCGGGAGGGCACACAAACAAGGAAACAAGcgtgcacacagcagcagcagcagtacacCAACGAAGGAGCTCACACAGAGAGACCACAAGGACCAAAGCCGCTTCTCTCGCTCCTCGGGGTCTGCGGTGTCGGATCGTCGATAAAGAGCTTaaaagcagctgcgcaccacaGCCATGGATCCCACCTCGTTGTAGTCGGCCTTCGTCACCCACaacgcctgcgccgccggcagcgatgcCCAGATAGAGCCACCCACAAAGGCGGCATCGCGCCGCTCGACATCCGCGTACACGCGTGCGCTACCGACGCTGTGGatgccgccggtgctggccAGGCAGGTTTGCACGTCAGACTCCACGCGCTGCGTCAGTCCGCGCAACAGCGAGGCACCGCCGCTAACGACGATATGGGAAGCGAACGTGGGCAGCAGGTCATGATCGCAGCGCTGCATGGCGTCCACGACTAGCTCGGGGATAGACACTGGCGTTTGTGTCGTGCGCAGCAACACCTCATCGACAACGGTGGACTGGTCGCGcagttgctgcagcgccggggAAAGGGATGGCTGGAAGTAGCATTCGCCGGGGATGAaccgagcggcgccgctgatggGCAGAGCGGTGCCGTCGGGCAGTACGCACTCCTCCCGGTACCGATCCTCTTCGCCGTGCGGGCTTCCCGGCGGCGAGCCACTGCTGGGGCTGCCCATCCCAATGCCGACACGGCTGATCTCAGAAAAGGCCTGCGCGTCCTCGGCCACGGTGCAGTGGCGCTCCTTGATGTATTCCCACATGCTTTCTCGCTGTGTTGGTGTCATGCTCCCCAGCACCGACACGTGCGTGGTCGCTACGCCAGACATGAGAGAGGTGAAGTGCCGGGTGAGGTCCGCGCCGCCAACGTCGAGGCAGTGCGTTGCGTGAAACAGCGAAAGCCCTTGGAAGACTGGCGCGACGTGGCTCTGATCGTGGCCCAGTTCCACGGCTAAGCCGGTGCCCAGCCCGGACGCGTAGAGGGACAGCACCGGGCTCAAGGCAAAGCTggtggcgacgacgtggTGGGTCTCGAAGAGGACCTCGGCGATCTTCTGCCGCTGATGCGTAGGCACGAGCGCCTTCTCCGTTACCAGCAGCGGGGTGCTGTTCTCTACGTTCTCGAGGTCCAGTATCCGGGCGACGCGGCTCAGGAGCTCCTCGTACCCCTCCCAGTCTACAATGACGCCGTTCTCCAgcaccgtcgtcgcagcggcggggtcATCAACGTGGTCCAGCACATCACAGGCGTCCGAGAAGGTTGCTTTGCCCTTCACGACGCAtgtgcgctgccgcatgCGCGGCACCGTGTCCCCTGCAAACCCGAGCCGCGTCGTGTGACTGCCCATGTCCAGCACCGCGGCGTTCGTGTGGAGCACGCTCGCCTCATCAGGAAGAGGCACATTGCGCAGCACCTTGACCGTGTTGAGGGGTATGTTCATGtcggctgctgttgcgaTCGATGCTTGACACTTGTCTCTAAATCTCCGCTTGTGAGGGTTTTCAGCTTCTGTGTACGGGCACGCTTGTGTGCCTCGGCGGCGGGCGGGAGCGAATGGAAGCGACTTTGAGGGGCGGCGgaccgctgcggcgacgggagggggggggggcacacaTCGCGACAGTTCCGTTCATTGGAAGTGCAGGGGCGAGCCTAGCGCAGAGACCCACATGGGATGCAGGAGCGCACGAAACGCTGTGCGAGGAGCCCACGCCGAGAGCGGGAGCGGCCGCAACATTGGCAGCGTCAGCAGACGCGCCGGCGGATGGTGCGCGGACCCAGGGCCGCGCGTGCATTGCTGgcgccctctgcctctctcttcgtgaACGCAACGGCTCAGAGAGCATAAGgcgagacagacagacaggcagagagacggCCACCATATACACAGTGGCACAGGCCGACAGACACGGACGTGGCACTCACGATGTCGTTGATGGgtcgcggtggtggctggcGGTttcgggggtgggggtggaaTACTGTACAGCGGAAATGCATCACAGGAgggcgagaaagagagacgcagcTTCAGACGGAGGGGGCGCGAGTCGGGGCTTTGGCGTAtgtgcgccgcgctgcttcttTGCCCTCGAGAGTGGTTTACTTCGACTGGCCGCGCCGCGTCACCAGCGGGTCGGCCAGCATCTGCTCTGCCTTGTCGAAGGGGACGTACGTTTGCTGCATCGTCGTTGCCATGATGTCGGGTCTGttgagcggcggcagcggctccacGTAGGGGTGTtcgcgctgcaggtggcTGTAGTTGTAGGACTTGGAGGAGACGCCCAGCTCCAGATTCAGTGCATCCTTCACGTAGCGAGGGCCGTCTAGCGCGAGTGGGTCGCCGTCCGGACCCCACTCGCGCGCCGTTTCGTCCAACGCTGGACGCGTCGCGTCGTCAGCAGCCCACGACTGCAGCACATGCGTGACGAAGGCCTCGTCCGTAGCAAACTGTGGGCTGACGCCGGCGTAGAAGGCAAGGTACTCAGCGTACGAGACACGGTCTGCTGCCTCGCCAGATTCACCGTCggcaccgccagcggcagcgttggTTTTCGCCATAAAGCCGCCCCTGCGGTCCATCATCGAGGTCATGTATGCCTCCTTGAGATGCTCACGGACTccgtcagcaccgccgaAGGTCGACTGCAGCGCGCCTCCCAcaggaggcgaggaggaggtcaTGGCAACCATGTCGTGGGCAGCACCGTCTGCAGGGCTTCCCAGgtcgcctgccgcagcatATGCTCtcccggccgccaccgctgcaaACGTGGAGAGAAGGAGTTCACGCGAGACATTCCCACCCGCGCCGTTGCGCTTCTCCAGGGATTGCCACGCCTTCTtgacggcgcgcagccgaCGCTCGTTGAGGCCGGTGAGATGCCGCGTAAAGGTTTCGCCGCTGATGAAGCCGGAGCCGTGGTCGTCGAAGGCGCGGCACAGATACGCAGCCTCGAAAGGGGTCAGCTCAACGCCGTAGTCCTGCAGAAAGAGCAGGAGTTGCGCGTGACTGAGGCCGACATCCGTGCACGAGGACCCGGAGTCGGTGCTTGTCGtttggcgctgctgacgaGCGGCGACCGCCTCGCGTGCGTTGAAGTCGATGAGGACCTTCACTAAGCCACCagtgccgccgtggcgcagcagtaCATCTTTCACGCGCCGCTTGAAGACGACGTCTTCGCGAATTGTGTTGTTGTTCAGCGATGGCATTTCTTTTTCGTGCTCGCGCGAATGCTCGGAGAAAacggggcggcggtgcggggAGCCGAGGTGCAGAGACTCAGCTGCGGATAGGCGTGACGACGTacgtctgcgcgtgtgctgcaaTGCAAGCTTGTGTGCACGTTGGCGTGAGTAGCGGCGAAGGCTGCGAGAGAAGgggcaagagagggagagtcGAGGCACAGGAAGAAGACAATCGACGTGCGGACAACGAGCGCGTAAAGACGTCTACCTGAGGTGTGCCCTGTAGACGAGTTGATGCGTTTCCAGTGATGCAGGGCACACGAGAACGGCGTCTCTTCGAGGTCTTACAGCGAAGCTGACGTGTGCAGCAGAGGAAAGAGCAGAGGGTCGGATGGcaaagcagcggcaacgacaCTGCCCCAAAGACCAACGCAGGGCGGTGGCATACGGCGACGCGCCCCCATACAACAAAtcggcacagcagcgctacTAGAGAGGCACCCTCATacgcaggtgtgtgtgtgtgtgtgtgtggaggcaAAGAAAGTGGGCATCAACCGGCGAAGTAGCTGTGCAGGAAGTCCGCGCGGTGGGCGTGGAACGCGTTCCACTGTCGTCGGTAGAGCGGCGAGCGTTCGAAGAAGTTGAAGTTGCTCAGCGCTGCATCCACCGGCGGACGCGGCGTTCCTGCCGACTTGCACGCTGCACAAGGTGTTCGCTCGTCAGGGCTAGACATGCCTGCAGAGCCGCCGTGCATTGCCTCGATGGCAGAGCGATGGGAGTGGCAGCACTG harbors:
- a CDS encoding putative actin-like protein — its product is MNIPLNTVKVLRNVPLPDEASVLHTNAAVLDMGSHTTRLGFAGDTVPRMRQRTCVVKGKATFSDACDVLDHVDDPAAATTVLENGVIVDWEGYEELLSRVARILDLENVENSTPLLVTEKALVPTHQRQKIAEVLFETHHVVATSFALSPVLSLYASGLGTGLAVELGHDQSHVAPVFQGLSLFHATHCLDVGGADLTRHFTSLMSGVATTHVSVLGSMTPTQRESMWEYIKERHCTVAEDAQAFSEISRVGIGMGSPSSGSPPGSPHGEEDRYREECVLPDGTALPISGAARFIPGECYFQPSLSPALQQLRDQSTVVDEVLLRTTQTPVSIPELVVDAMQRCDHDLLPTFASHIVVSGGASLLRGLTQRVESDVQTCLASTGGIHSVGSARVYADVERRDAAFVGGSIWASLPAAQALWVTKADYNEVGSMAVVRSCF